The following are from one region of the Oryzias melastigma strain HK-1 linkage group LG22, ASM292280v2, whole genome shotgun sequence genome:
- the LOC112145537 gene encoding plastin-1, whose product MENHVTQISKVDLEELKDAFRKIDIDNSGYVSDYELQELFREASLHLPGYKVRDIIETFISGDTNKDQKISFEEFVYIYQKLKSQELSDGFRKVLSRKDGIQSLGGISEISSEGTQHSYADEEKVAFVNWINKALKNDPDCKHVVPMNPNDNSLFSSLSDGIVLCKMINFSQPDTIDERVINTKKLTTFKTRENLILALNSASAIGCRVVNVDAHDLRAGTPHLVLGLLWQVIKVGLFADIELSKNEDLIALLEDGEKLEHLMSLSPEELLLRWVNYHLRNAKTQTIRNFSDDIKDSRAYFYLLNQLAIEEMLENKRGIRIDMGGLSEFNLERRAELMLQQAAKMECRQFVSPRDITAGNSKLNLAFVANLFNMHPGLRGAKANKGNWDSIEAETREEKTFRNWMNSLGVSPSVNHLYWDLCDGLVILQLLEKVKVPVNWKKVNNPPFSMLGGNMKKLENCNYAVQLGKNVAHFSLVGVGGENLNEGSRVHTLALVWQLMRRYTVMVLSDLGDGEKIGDQIILNWVNTTLGQKKKSSQISSFKDKLISTSMPVFDLIDSIVPGAVKWDMVQRDAKGKMTNEEKVDNAKYAISLARKIGARVYALPDDLVEVNPKMVMTLFACLMGYGYKKTSN is encoded by the exons ATGGAGAATCATGTCACCCAGATTTCCAAAGTGGACCTGGAGGAGCTCAAAGACGCTTTCAGAAAAATCG aCATCGACAACAGCGGCTATGTGAGTGACTACGAGCTGCAGGAGCTTTTCAGAGAGGCCAGTTTACACCTGCCAGGATACAAAGTGCGAGACATCATCGAGACCTTCATCAGTGGAGACACGAACAAGGACCAGAAGATCAGCTTTGAGGAATTTGTCTAT ATCTACCAGAAGCTGAAGAGCCAGGAGCTCAGTGACGGCTTCAGGAAAGTCCTCTCCAGGAAAGATGGGATCCAGTCCTTAGGAGGCATTTCAGAGATTTCCAGCGAGGGAACGCAGCACTCCTACGCTG ATGAGGAGAAGGTGGCTTTCGTCAACTGGATCAACAAAGCTTTGAAGAACGACCCGGACTGCAAACATGTGGTGCCCATGAACCCAAACGATAACAGCCTCTTCAGCTCCCTCAGTGATGGCATCGTattgtg CAAAATGATCAACTTTTCTCAACCTGACACGATTGATGAAAGAGTCATCAACACAAAGAAGCTCACAACCTTCAAAACGAGA GAGAACCTGATCTTGGCTCTGAACTCGGCCTCAGCGATCGGCTGCAGAGTCGTCAACGTTGATGCCCATGATCTGAGGGCCGGGACACCCCACCTGGTCCTGGGACTGCTCTGGCAAGTCATCAAGGTCGGCCTCTTCGCTGATATAGAACTCAGCAAGAATGAAG aCCTGATCGCACTCCTGGAGGATGGAGAAAAGTTGGAGCATCTGATGTCTCTGTCACCCGAGGAGCTGCTGCTCCGCTGGGTCAACTATCACCTGCGCAacgcaaaaacacaaacaatcagAAACTTTAGTGATGACATCAAG GATTCGAGGGCTTACTTCTACCTGTTGAACCAGCTCGCCATTGAAGAGAtgctggaaaataaaagaggcatCAGAATCGACATGGGTGGCCTCAGT GAGTTTAATTTGGAAAGAAGAGCTGAGCTGATGCTGCAGCAAGCGGCCAAAATGGAGTGCAGACAGTTTGTTTCACCTCGAGACATCACAGCTGGAAACAGCAAGCTCAACTTGGCCTTTGTGGCGAACCTGTTCAACATGCACCCCGGCCTGAGGGGGGCGAAAGCCAACAAGGGCAACTGGGACAGCATAGAAG CGGAgaccagagaagaaaaaacgtTTCGCAACTGGATGAACTCCCTGGGCGTCTCTCCAAGTGTGAACCATCTTTACTG GGATCTGTGCGATGGCTTGGTGATTCTGCAGCTCTTGGAGAAAGTCAAAGTGCCTGTGAACTGGAAGAAAGTCAACAATCCTCCTTTTTCCATGCTGGGGGGAAACATGAAGAAG TTGGAGAACTGCAATTACGCGGTGCAGCTGGGCAAGAATGTGGCTCACTTCTCTCTTGTTGGAGTCGGAGGAGAAAACCTGAACGAAGGGAGTCGAGTTCACACCCTGGCTCTGGTCTGGCAGCTGATGAGGAG GTACACAGTTATGGTTCTGTCAGATTTGGGTGATGGAGAGAAGATTGGAGATCAAATCATCCTGAACTGGGTCAACACCACTCTGGGTCAGAAAAAGAAGTCTTCACAGATTAGTAGCTTCAAg GACAAGCTGATCAGCACCAGCATGCCGGTGTTTGACCTGATCGACTCCATCGTTCCCGGCGCTGTCAAATGGGACATGGTGCAGAGAGATGCGAAGGGAAAGATGACCAATGAAGAAAAAGTCGACAATGCCAA GTACGCGATCTCATTAGCCCGAAAGATTGGAGCTCGAGTTTACGCTTTGCCTGACGATTTGGTGGAAGTAAATCCCAAGATGGTGATGACCCTCTTTGCTTGTCTGATGGGATACGGTTACAAAAAGACCTCCAACtaa